A region of the Lachancea thermotolerans CBS 6340 chromosome E complete sequence genome:
CAAGGTGACAACATTTGACTGCTATACACCCATTCACCCAAATAATATATATTCAAAATAATTGCGTGTGCGCTAAAATGAATACATTTTGGACCCACGCACACGACTCTGCGCAGCAGCTCTCGGACACCACGCAAGGCCTGCAGGAAACCACTCGGCAGAGACACTGTGGGTCCCCCACCGCGACGCCTCCACGGTAGGCAGCTTCCCTCTGCCTAGCCTCCGCCTGGCGCTCCGCCTAGCTCTCAGTCCACAGTCCAGCATCCACCGCCTAGCACTACGCCGACTCTACCTCCAGGCCCGCTACACTCTGCCTGCAGAGCGCTGCGCGCTGGCGGCCAGTAGTGGAAAAAAATATTCGGTACGCTAATACCATAtcgaaaagttcaagagatTCTTCATTTGGATCCCATCACAAGAGAGTAAGGACAAGTAAGCCAAGATGAAGGTATGTGGACGAGTGAATAGCACGTTTGATTAACCGAGATGGGGTGCATGGAGCGCAGCCTAAGCGCGTGTTGTTCTAGAGACGATTGAGCTAGACTCCGGAGTGGAAGAGCCTGTCGAAGGCCAGAGACCAATTTACCAGGAACCACTGCCATGGGTGTGCTTCTTTCTTCGTGCAACGTCCAGCACCCACTCGGCTCCGCCTTGGGACCGCAGTACTAACGTTTACAGTTGAACATTTCTTACCCAGTCAACGGTTCCCAGAAGACCGTCGAAATCGACGACGAGCACCGTGTGCGTGTCTTTTACGACAAGCGTATCGGCCAAGAGGTCGACGGTGAGGCTGTCGGTGACGAGTTCAAGGGCTACgttttcaagatctccgGTGGTAACGACAAGCAAGGTTTCCCAATGAAGCAGGGTGTCTTGTTGCCTACCAGAGTCAAGTTGTTGCTCGCCAAGGGTCACTCCTGTTACAGACCAAGACGTGAAGGtgagagaaagagaaagtcCGTCAGAGGTGCCATTGTTGGCCCAGATTTGGCTGTCTTGTCCTTGGTCATCACCAAGAAGGGCGACCAGGAATTGGAGGGTGTCACCGACACTTCCGTTCCAAAGAGATTGGGTCCAAAGAGAGCCAACCACATCAGAAAGTTCTTCGGTTTGACCAAGGAGGACGATGTCCGTGACTTCGTCATCAGAAGAGAGGTCCAGAAGGGCGACAAGACCTACACCAAGGCTCCAAAGATCCAGAGATTGATCACTCCTCAGAGATTGCAGAGAAAGAGACAGCAGAGAGCCTTGAAGGTCAAGAACGCTCAGGCTCAGAGAGAAGCCGCTGCCGAGTACGCGCAATTGTTGGCCAAGAGATTGCACGAGAGAAAGGCTGAGAAGGCTGAGGtcagaaagagaagagcttcttctttgaaggcttaAGCGCCTTTTAATGGACAAATTTgtaaaacaaaaacaacgcTCCAACTCCAAACCCCCTTCATATTGTCTTTTGCCTCTTGAATCTATATTTGTTTCATTTGAAACGATGAAAGATGTACCTTTTTCGAAGAGTGTATACTGTATCTCACATTTCTTAATATAAAGAAAATACTGTTCGCGTAACTAACCGCTACGTGTTTCTATCTTAAAGTAACTAGTTCTTCAGCGCTGGTAGGATGGATGGCAACGCAGGAATCAAAGTCTGCCTTTGTAGCGCCCATTTTGACAGCCACGCCGAAACCCTGCAAGATCTCGGCTGAAGAGTCCCCGACAATGTGCAAACCGACGACCTTCTCGTCTTTGCCTGCGCACACCAGCTTGTATAAGGTTGGGGACTTGTGCTCCAGCATGGCGTAGTACATGGCGGTGAACTTGCTGCGGTAAACCTTGACGTTTTCTTggccaaacttttcaacagcCTGCTCTTCAGTCAAGCCGATAGTACCAGCCTCAGGATGCGAGAAAACTACACTAGGAACATTTTCGTAGTcttgcttctgcttggcAAACTCTTCAGGGCCGAAAAGCCTGTTAGCTAGCTTCCTACCTGCAGCGATTGCAACTGGAGTCAACTCAACCTTCCCCACGACGTCCCCCAGGGCGTAGATGTTTTGTGCCGTCGTGTTCTGGTATTCATCAACCATGACTTGCTGTCTCTCATTAGTTTTAACGCCGACATTGTCGATGCCAATACCCAGCAATGTCTTACGTCCAATGGTCCACAGCAACTGGTCAACGTCTTCGATCGACTCGCCGTTGTCGAGGTGGACGCTCAACTTACCAGTGCCCTCGTCTTTGTGGACCTTGTCAATCTTTGCGGTCTTATGAATATTGATACCCTCGTTTACGTAGTGGTCAGTGATGGTGTTTTGGATGCACTCATCAAATTTACGCAGTAAAGTCTCGCCTCTGATAACCATATGGGTCTCGCTCCCCAAGCCATGGAAAACACCGGCTAACTCCACACCAATGTAGCCTGCGCCTGACAcaacaactttttttggttGTTCAgtcaacttgaagaaatcgTCAGAGTCGATGCCGTGCTCATAGCCTTCAATTCCGTCTGGCTTTATTGGCTCGCCGCCTGTGGCGATCAAGATGTGGTCCGCTGTGAACACTTCCTTGGTGCTGTCATGCTTCACAACCTCGACTTGGCCCTGTTTGTTGAACTTGGCCCAACCGTAGATGAAGTCAACGCCTTCCTTGGCCAGGTTTCGTTCGTAAATGCCGTTCAGTCTTTGAATGTAAGCATCCCTTTTCTCCTTGAATTGCGGCCAGTTGAAAGTCAACTTCTCTCTGGTAAGCTCAgtctgctggaagagccCATACTCGTTGGCCTGAGTCAGACGGGTGGCCAAATCGGAAGCGTACCACATCACTTTCTTTGGTACACATCCAACATTGACACAGGTTCCGCCCATTGCTTTTCCTTCAATCAGGAGAGTCTTCGCGCCATAGGAGGCAGCTCTTCTGCTCGAGGCAACACCACCAGATCCACCTCCGATCACCAAATAGTCATAATGTTTAACGCTCCCAGACATCCTTCTTGTCATAACCAACCTGAGTATATTCTTGTTCAGTTGCATAACCCAGTTTAGGCTTGAACAGAGTTCAAACTGCAGAAAGCTCGGCGTTATTACCCTCTTTTTGATAAGCGAATATCACTGCTTCGTCGTTTGGGACATGTGATTAGGGCCTCAGATGCCAAGAACTTTGAGCAAGCCCGCTGCCATGCGCTTTCAGGTTAAGGCCCTCGTAGCGCCAAAATTATCACTAGGTATCACTCTACTGTCAGCGTAGTTAATAATTGAGGGAATGTGGAATTTCAAACGTCTTTGGTTGTtgagctcgaagaaaaaccATCGGTATGACTTTGGATTAACCAGACATGCACACCTGGTATACATTGTTGGTGCCTTTTCATTTGTTAACAGATTTTTTCGGTAGCAGCCTTGTAGAAGGCCTAAGTTGAGAATTGTTCCCGCCTCTGCGGTTATAGATAAACTTGGACACGCCGGCATTCACCAGATTGTCAGGAAATACCAATGTGTCCGCTTCCACTCAATCGCACCATAAAATGTTGCAGGCATTTACGGTGCCATGTATTTTGAGGTTTCGATACCGTAACGCATCTTGAATTCCAGTGCCCGAAAAGCCTCTGCAAACAAGGATGCTTTtacagctttgaaaaagcacCAGGATTATCCTCCAGGGGGCAATTTAAACGTAACAGGAATTTCAATTAATGCGTTTAAGGCTCATAAACTCTtggagagctttttttctctCAGACATTAGTTGCCGAGGTCCGCGTATTTTGGCAAGACCCCTTAGACAGTGAGTAGAAATTCGGAGCGGTTCTACCCCATGAGGCCGGTAGACTTCCAACAGCACCAGCGAGTGATATTATTGTGCTAGCTCTTTTTAGTCCCAGTTTTTGCAGAATTTATTGAATCGACGCAGCGCCTCCCGCTAGGGAAAATCTGATTTTGTGAGCGGAGTTTTAAGACAAGGGCACAGGGTTCGAAAGCCCCATAATTGGTTGAACATCTCAATATTTGACCCTAAGTTTCTGAGCTCAAAGCACTAGTAAAACAACACACCCGCAAAATTCCTCCGGTTGTATCTTAAGCACCTCACTTGGTATAAGGACCGTTTCATTTGGAGCTTCTCCAGTACTAATTTGAGATCAAACAGCTGTTTTGAACCAGCGGCTGCAGGTCGTTCCTTATCACCCCGGCTCACAGCTTTAAAGTTTTAATGGGGGATGGTACTCGACAATCTCATTCGTGGGGCAACAACCGCTGAGGATGGGCATAAAGCTTTGTACGAAGCAACATGTGATACGCCGAAGACTCCTTTACCCTGAGTGTTGATATCGCATGCTGCGTTAAATGCTGGTCCAAACCGGTGAATGTCGAACGCTCAACGACCAGGGGTCCTTCCCCCTTGTCGCCTAGATATTTCACTGCATCGAATAACCACAACACGATGGAGCTGACTTCTTCACGCTAGAATTCAGCAAAATTCAATTAAACTTGACGACTTAAGGAGCATCCGAGTTAGCTAAATTCTCGTCTTAGTGCTTAATATAAATAATGTAATCTGATCCAATTATTCTAAAGAAACTGCTCATTATTTTGGTGACACACAAACTTAAAAAGATTTTGTGGAGAACAAGCATCAAACTTGATTGCCGTAAAGCCTTGGAGGGTTAAACGTGATTATTCTTATATTGAGTCAGTTCTGAGTTCACGGCAAGCACAATATCTAGCGTCGAAGTATTGAATAAACCTTTTCTCCCGTAAATAGTTTATCAAATCTCAAGGCCCAATAAACCTCTAATTTCGATAGTAGATCGATTAAGTCAGCATAGTTACTAATTAATAGTCTCTCATGTAAGAAGTATACATGGCATTTGGTCGGAAGTCTCCGAGCATACATAACCCTTCAGCAGCGTGAAACCCCGCACATTTTTGGCAAATTCTTGCCAGTTTCCCAGCCAAACTCAACGCCGAGCAGAGTTCGGGCCAGTGCATGCCCTGAGCTTGCTTAGGCTAGCTTGCCGATTCCCTATTTTGTTATCTTAGACCATAGGAAATGATTTTCCGGTGGCTATAATTCAGGCTTCCACCTGTGTCCATTTGTGATCAAGTACAAAACACCTGCCATTGATGCTAGGTCACAAAATGCCAATCCTGTGAAGCACCACCCTACACCCATTTTGTCACACAACTTCATCACTATGACAGAACTGATGCCCGCCGCAAGattcctgaagaagctacCGACGGCTACTGTACCAGCTGCCCTTCTTGGCACGCACTCTGTAAGATATGTCATACTTGTATTGGAACACCAAGTCATCCCGAATGCGGTGAAGAATGAAAACACCAAAACTACTACCAGGTGATGGTGGAATTGCACACTCCAGCCGTATCCAACGCAACCGCAAATGTTAAGCAGCAAACCCCAAATTTGCAGGACAAGCCTTTTCTCAGAGGGGAATTTCTCGCCATTATGGCGTTTAACCCACAACTTTCGAAAGTAATCTGAGAGGTGGCCACCTATGATTGACCCGAGGAGTAGTGCTACCCCTGGGCAAACGTAGCAAGCTCCGATCTGTAAGTTTGTTAGACCATAATCCTCCCGCAGAAAGTGTGAGAATGTTACGCTGAATGCATAATACGTGGCAAACAGTATCGCAGTGGTTATCGAGCAGATTGTAACAGGCAAGAACTTGAGTAACTTCCAATACACTGCTAAGCTCGGTTTAGGGGGGCGGGGATacaacttttgaaattgtgGTGACACAGACGCAGGCTTTACCACTCCTATGTCACTAAAAATCAATAGACCAGCAACCGAGATAGTCCTTGTAGGGCCGATAttatctttttcttcacaGTCTCTCCATTTAATGTCTCCATTGCCCACGATACAGCGCAGTGTTTCCGGTAACAACACAACCACCATTAACAACCCAAACCCAGATAGAATACAAGTAAACCCGAATAGCCATCGCCAGTATGAACCATGCATAAGAATCAGCCCTGCGATAATAGGTGCCAAAATGGGGCCCATGTTAGGGCCCAGCATGAAGTATGCAATCGCTTTGCCTCTGACCTTAGGTGGCCTAATGTCGCTGACGGTCCCTGCTCCAAGGGCCATGACTGAGCTCGACGCGAACGCCTGTACCACACGAAGCGTAAACAGAGCTCCAACGTTGACAGGAACAGAGGCCAGGAGAACATTGACAACTACTGTCATTAGCAATGAAATCATATAGAGGATCTTACGGCCTCCGAAGTCTGCAAAGCTAGCCCATATGAGTGGCCCGACTGCAAATACTGCCATAAAGACAGAGACGGTTGCATTTATTGCAGTTGCTGAGAGGCCGAAAACATTTTGTAAGATCGGCAAGGCAGGGATATAGATATTTCCCGACAGTGGTCCCAGAAATCCCACAAATATCACAATTATGAATATAACCAACACCTGTCTTTGAGAGAAAGCAGTGTAGGGCGGGTCTGGTTGTTCTGAAAGGTTTTGATCAGCATCCTCTGTTTTTAGctcctcctccttcaaTTTCCCGCTGGGATGCTCTTTCTCCGACTCAATATCGACATTCGTGATGTTTTCGCGGTTTTCTGGATTCGAGGGCCCTTCGTTAACTGCTCTGTGAATAAATTCATTTGCCTCCGATACCAGCTCAGCGTTGTACTCAGAGCCGACAACTTCAGGCTCAACCACCTCCCATTCGGCCAGGTTGTCAATGGAGGGGCTTGTGCTTTCCAGCGGACGTTCTGCTGGCATATTGTAGACCTAATTAAGGAATATATGGCACTTACGAAGCTGTAAATATTAAGACTATTTGGCTGGAACTCAGAATACAAAAGCGCAGTACATGTGTTCACCGATGATGATTCTTTACAAAATACATATTTTCAGAAGTTTTCCCTTTGTGTATTGTGACGCTGTCGCCTTGACGCGCATCTTAAGGGACCCTAAAGCCGCAGATGGTGAtaaaaaatatcaaatgAGGTCAAATTAGGTTGACTTAAAAGCTCGTAAGCTTACTAGTAGTATACATAATTTAGAATGCCTGATTTATAGAGCCGCACCGtagaaaagtttgaaggaATAAGAAAGGAAGTACTGCATTAACGGAAATCAGTCTTACCGATACCACGCTTACCGCTAAACAGGTGCTTAGCCAGAGCTGCGGTAGAGTGTCTGTCGGCTTCACCGGCTCTCGCTTCTCtgtttctttctcttctttggatctTGGCCAACCTGTCGGCCTTCGATCTCATAGTTCCATCAGCAACACCATCCAGCAGTCTATCAGATTGTCTTAACTTTCCACCGTTAGAAGAAGTGTTTGTAGTGTCAGCGCCTCCGAAGACGACATCAGCACCGCTTTCGACGTATTTATTCCTTTGAGCAGCAGATTTCTGTTTGTCTTGCAGAGATGACATGTCGTGACCCAATGATGACATGTGCTTCTCCATCTCGCCGAAGGACTTCGTGAGCTTCGAACGAGGCATAACAGCACGGTTCTTGAGAGCTTTACGGTTTCTAGCGGCAACAatcatcttcttttgcCTGTCTCTGATCCAAGCAGCTTTCTCCTTAATGTCGGCAACCTCGTCAGCCGCGAACCCCTCATaagcctcttcttcttcatccgAGTTGTAGAAACCCTCAGCTTCGAGTttctcctcctcttcctccaaagcttgCAGTTTAGCGGCGATTTCAGGGTCCATGAAATCATAGACGTTCTTACCGTCCAAGATCTCTGGCATAACATCGTTCTTCCACTCGTCGTCTTCAAGCAAGTACTTGTCTTTCAAgttgatgttgaaaacaCCCGCACCACCATTCTCGGCCTCGACCTCTCTTGCCAATTTCATTCTGTTTGGATCATCCTGgtcgaacttcttcatgttcttgatggcATCTGGAATGTATGGAGATCTGTCGACACCGTCATCTCTAGCTTGGGGCTTAGCAACGTGGATCTTGTTCAGTACGTTGTTAACTCTGGCAGTAGATTTGAGCTTGTTCTCGATTCTAGAggccaaaagcttttcacaCGCTTTGTTTCTGACTTCCATAACATTGTCTTCCTCAACACATGAAGTAGGCATTATCTCAACGCCTGGCATATCAGCGATGCCCTTCAACAAGGCGGCGCGCTCCTCATCCAAATCTTCAGGTCTGATAATATCGGTCTTGTTGATCACAACCATGACAGACTTGTTGGCGAACAAAGGCTTGATGGAATGGAATAATTTGGCCTGAGCCTCGATAGTGAAGCCACACTGCTCAGAAAGATCCATAAAGTACAGAACACATGAACGCAAATGCGCAATGGCGTAAATAGACTGCATTTCAATGTTGTTCATTTCTTCAGTGGGCCTATCCAAGATACCTGGTGTATCAATGGCCTGGAATCTCAAGTACTTGTAGTCAAAGTGACCCACGTACAAGGACTTCGTGGTAAAGGCATATGGCTGAACCTCAACATCTGCCTTGGTGATGCAACGCAGGAATGAGGACTTACCCACGTTAGGATAGCCACAAATCAGCAACGTTCTGGTGTTGGGGTCAATTGATGGCAATCTGCCCAAATGCTGACGCACCTGCTCCAGGTAAACCAAAGGAtccttcagctttttgacgATAGTCGCCATTCTACCCAAAGCGGCTCTCTTCAGCTGCTTACACTGGAACAGCGACTGGCCAAACTTCAGCAAACGTACGTAATCACGCGAGACTTGCTCGATCAGAGTCTTGGCACGCGACACTGCGGCTAGCGACACTTTGTAATGGTTCTTTTCGTACAGCGTATCCATCAGGTCTCTGTGGAATGGATGCACATCGTTGATGTTTGGGAATCCTTTTAGTATATCCtcaaacttttcttcaaaaccctCGGCAGTGAACTTGACCTTACGCATATAGAAAGCACGGATTCTGGTGATCGCGAAGCCTGGTCTGATCACAGTAGGCGTCTTCCTCTGCGTCCTGTTGAGCACGATGTCAAGGAGGTCGTTGGCCGGCGCGACCGTAGGGATATCTTTCCAGGAGAGCTGCATGGTGCTATTGGCGGGCTAGTAGCACGGGTGGGTGACAAAGCTCGAGCTGGGTTTGAGTGGTTAAAATCTCAGAAGTTAAGAaggagctcatcgcatgggatgctcatcgctaaaatttttcaaagaaaaaaagcagCGAGCATTTTCTCGTTATAGACGAAAtatcttttgttttctttttgaaacatcGTTTTGTACAATAAAGTCATTTTATTAGAGAGAGAGGTCTACCAATGAGATCTGACGCTGATTGGTTCGCACGTGACTGTAAATACTTGTCGCCCGACTTTGGACTACGCGCTAGCGACATATGAAACGTGACAGGAGAGAAGGGGAAGACAAACAGTCTTTACAGCCTTCTCTACAATCACAAAACGTTTGgattttgatttcttcagTAATTTTTCGAATTTTCATTCACTGAGAAACGGTCTCTTTCAATTTGACGATATCTGTTCGCTGAATTTTGCGCcgtttttcgaaaacttcagCCTCAGAGGTTACTAGTTTACTGGCTGAATCCCGACTTTTGCTTCGACCTTCTCACAGGTAAACTTCCTACCAAAAGAGGCTCTTGATTTTAATTCACGTGCGAATAGCGCACTCAGGATGTTTTCCTTATATCTCTGTTGATACCCTTATGCAACGCAACGAAATTTACGACGGGCTAAGATGAAGTGACCAAGCAAAGAACATGGTACAACAGGCCTTGCTGAATGCGGGGAGAGACAAGCATTACGTAGCCTACTGTTGCTAACCCGTTTGAAAAGTCAATATTTAATCTTTTGTTTATACCTAGTAGAAGTAGTGTTTTTGTGTCTAAATCATGAAATACCTAAAACGCGTAAAGGCTGATAACAAAATGTATGAGTCCAGGCTCAGGTTTTCAATTAAGGCACTCTCATTAGAACAATTCGACAGAAAATACTGTCAGGGCGATAGAAGGGCAGCCGCTTCCACTTATTAGGTTTCAGTATTAGTCAATGTCATGGCTTAAGTTAACTCCATGCGCTGCGGAGTCAGCCAGCTTCGCAGGTTAAACAAGCACACAAATACTGCCCTTCTGAATGACTTCAAGGCGTTAAAAAATAAGTGACAGTAATGGGACTGCTCGCGTAGAGCTCTACTACAAGTTTTGTGAGA
Encoded here:
- the RPS6A gene encoding 40S ribosomal protein eS6 (highly similar to uniprot|P02365 Saccharomyces cerevisiae YPL090C RPS6A and to uniprot|P02365 Saccharomyces cerevisiae YBR181C RPS6B Proteins component of the small (40S) ribosomal subunit); its protein translation is MKLNISYPVNGSQKTVEIDDEHRVRVFYDKRIGQEVDGEAVGDEFKGYVFKISGGNDKQGFPMKQGVLLPTRVKLLLAKGHSCYRPRREGERKRKSVRGAIVGPDLAVLSLVITKKGDQELEGVTDTSVPKRLGPKRANHIRKFFGLTKEDDVRDFVIRREVQKGDKTYTKAPKIQRLITPQRLQRKRQQRALKVKNAQAQREAAAEYAQLLAKRLHERKAEKAEVRKRRASSLKA
- the NOG1 gene encoding putative GTPase NOG1 (highly similar to uniprot|Q02892 Saccharomyces cerevisiae YPL093W NOG1 Putative GTPase that associates with free 60S ribosomal subunits in the nucleolus and is required for 60S ribosomal subunit biogenesis member of the ODN family of nucleolar G-proteins), with the translated sequence MQLSWKDIPTVAPANDLLDIVLNRTQRKTPTVIRPGFAITRIRAFYMRKVKFTAEGFEEKFEDILKGFPNINDVHPFHRDLMDTLYEKNHYKVSLAAVSRAKTLIEQVSRDYVRLLKFGQSLFQCKQLKRAALGRMATIVKKLKDPLVYLEQVRQHLGRLPSIDPNTRTLLICGYPNVGKSSFLRCITKADVEVQPYAFTTKSLYVGHFDYKYLRFQAIDTPGILDRPTEEMNNIEMQSIYAIAHLRSCVLYFMDLSEQCGFTIEAQAKLFHSIKPLFANKSVMVVINKTDIIRPEDLDEERAALLKGIADMPGVEIMPTSCVEEDNVMEVRNKACEKLLASRIENKLKSTARVNNVLNKIHVAKPQARDDGVDRSPYIPDAIKNMKKFDQDDPNRMKLAREVEAENGGAGVFNINLKDKYLLEDDEWKNDVMPEILDGKNVYDFMDPEIAAKLQALEEEEEKLEAEGFYNSDEEEEAYEGFAADEVADIKEKAAWIRDRQKKMIVAARNRKALKNRAVMPRSKLTKSFGEMEKHMSSLGHDMSSLQDKQKSAAQRNKYVESGADVVFGGADTTNTSSNGGKLRQSDRLLDGVADGTMRSKADRLAKIQRRERNREARAGEADRHSTAALAKHLFSGKRGIGKTDFR
- the DTR1 gene encoding Dtr1p (similar to uniprot|P38125 Saccharomyces cerevisiae YBR180W DTR1 Multidrug resistance dityrosine transporter of the major facilitator superfamily essential for spore wall synthesis facilitates the translocation of bisformyl dityrosine through the prospore membrane), coding for MPAERPLESTSPSIDNLAEWEVVEPEVVGSEYNAELVSEANEFIHRAVNEGPSNPENRENITNVDIESEKEHPSGKLKEEELKTEDADQNLSEQPDPPYTAFSQRQVLVIFIIVIFVGFLGPLSGNIYIPALPILQNVFGLSATAINATVSVFMAVFAVGPLIWASFADFGGRKILYMISLLMTVVVNVLLASVPVNVGALFTLRVVQAFASSSVMALGAGTVSDIRPPKVRGKAIAYFMLGPNMGPILAPIIAGLILMHGSYWRWLFGFTCILSGFGLLMVVVLLPETLRCIVGNGDIKWRDCEEKDNIGPTRTISVAGLLIFSDIGVVKPASVSPQFQKLYPRPPKPSLAVYWKLLKFLPVTICSITTAILFATYYAFSVTFSHFLREDYGLTNLQIGACYVCPGVALLLGSIIGGHLSDYFRKLWVKRHNGEKFPSEKRLVLQIWGLLLNICGCVGYGWSVQFHHHLVVVLVFSFFTAFGMTWCSNTSMTYLTECVPRRAAGTVAVGSFFRNLAAGISSVIVMKLCDKMGVGWCFTGLAFCDLASMAGVLYLITNGHRWKPEL
- the GLR1 gene encoding glutathione-disulfide reductase GLR1 (highly similar to uniprot|P41921 Saccharomyces cerevisiae YPL091W GLR1 Cytosolic and mitochondrial glutathione oxidoreductase converts oxidized glutathione to reduced glutathione), with protein sequence MQLNKNILRLVMTRRMSGSVKHYDYLVIGGGSGGVASSRRAASYGAKTLLIEGKAMGGTCVNVGCVPKKVMWYASDLATRLTQANEYGLFQQTELTREKLTFNWPQFKEKRDAYIQRLNGIYERNLAKEGVDFIYGWAKFNKQGQVEVVKHDSTKEVFTADHILIATGGEPIKPDGIEGYEHGIDSDDFFKLTEQPKKVVVSGAGYIGVELAGVFHGLGSETHMVIRGETLLRKFDECIQNTITDHYVNEGINIHKTAKIDKVHKDEGTGKLSVHLDNGESIEDVDQLLWTIGRKTLLGIGIDNVGVKTNERQQVMVDEYQNTTAQNIYALGDVVGKVELTPVAIAAGRKLANRLFGPEEFAKQKQDYENVPSVVFSHPEAGTIGLTEEQAVEKFGQENVKVYRSKFTAMYYAMLEHKSPTLYKLVCAGKDEKVVGLHIVGDSSAEILQGFGVAVKMGATKADFDSCVAIHPTSAEELVTLR